The Scyliorhinus torazame isolate Kashiwa2021f chromosome 17, sScyTor2.1, whole genome shotgun sequence genome includes a window with the following:
- the LOC140393801 gene encoding uncharacterized protein encodes MPTSDTWAGQSPMDSVSSVSIAGSSNTAFDEPLDYLSPDVRECLMFLEETIDSLDAEENNGVSTDELQQTEQSTKTDNMPEKSAMLHHELAYSQNTVPDGKIPRAFSPNNKNSTDSTSPQIVRAKSGAFIPRAVSPSSNRNSIDSMSPQMVRAKTGANTLPKYSPKLSTESKSTLSSRVSESRSPIFSGDNRQRSHIVTVQHQLVEPKDEKSRLGPPTAPKPWKLPPNIILKSLPKNDGPMVSSTNSLNKIPKGVPRSNGHNLSRDNSTEEEAQHIRMEALAKLGLRSDDQTSNSASSQGLLQTGLASNSPLVTVDNKIKTYQPEVTVKGTKPSHSRHSSIGFGPPLNHSAAIPVDPGRNGTPKKPAKVIVGNVNIAQSQFGPTKSSSLKRFTIAGVDIPPTVSHGYARNNLGTSSLNPGMSNTLPITKRSANVSEGQATNLNTAQWQFGATKASSLRRFGSDQPTLYSGNAQNTSVVAAADPGLDKYNRLRPLSVCSEKDLSDRHGSTLEPVSSDKPGRRLFPITINHISAKFQKSPPKGLHVQVAPQGPTSKDRREALRKLGLLKD; translated from the exons GATGAGCCCTTGGACTATCTCTCGCCAGATGTAAGGGAATGTCTCATGTTTCTTGAAGAAACAATTGATTCATTAGATGCTGAAGAGAACAATGGGGTTTCCACTGATGAATTGCAGCAAACTGAACAATCCACCAAAACTGATAATATGCCTGAAAAATCTGCCATGCTGCATCATGAATTAGCATATAGTCAAAATACAG TACCTGATGGTAAAATCCCAAGGGCATTTTCACCAAATAACAAGAACAGCACTGACTCCACATCCCCACAGATAGTGCGAGCAAAATCTGGAGCATTTATCCCACGGGCAGTTTCACCAAGCAGCAATAGGAACAGCATTGATTCCATGTCCCCACAGATGGTGCGAGCTAAAACTGGAGCAAATACTCTGCCTAAATATAGCCCAAAGCTGAGCACTGAAAGCAAAAGCACACTATCCAGTCGGGTATCAGAATCCAGAAGTCCTATCTTCTCAGGAGATAATAGACAAAGATCCCATATTGTAACGGTTCAGCATCAATTGGTGGAACCCAAAGATGAAAAGTCCAGGCTAGGTCCTCCCACTGCCCCTAAACCCTGGAAACTGCCACCCAACATCATCCTGAAAAGCCTCCCGAAGAACGATGGTCCTATGGTATCTAGTACAAACTCTCTGAATAAGATACCAAAAGGTGTTCCACGAAGTAATGGGCATAATCTATCTAGGGATAATAGCACTGAAGAAGAAGCGCAGCACATTCGAATGGAAGCTTTGGCCAAGCTAGGCTTGCGGTCAGATGACCAGACGAGCAATTCTGCAAGTTCTCAAGGTCTTCTGCAAACTGGGTTAGCATCCAACAGTCCGCTAGTCACAGTGGACAACAAAATCAAGACCTACCAACCGGAAGTGACGGTGAAGGGCACCAAACCAAGCCACTCGAGACATTCAAGTATTGGATTTGGCCCTCCTTTGAACCATTCAGCTGCCATTCCTGTTGACCCTGGCAGAAATGGCACTCCAAAAAAGCCGGCAAAGGTGATCGTGGGGAATGTGAACATAGCACAATCGCAGTTTGGTCCGACAAAATCGAGCAGCTTAAAAAGGTTTACCATAGCTGGTGTAGATATTCCTCCAACTGTGAGCCATGGGTATGCCCGAAACAACTTGGGCACCTCTTCACTTAATCCTGGCATGAGCAACACCCTGCCTATTACCAAAAGATCAGCGAACGTAAGTGAAGGACAAGCGACAAATTTGAACACAGCACAATGGCAGTTTGGTGCCACAAAGGCAAGTAGCTTAAGGAGGTTTGGCAGTGACCAGCCCACCTTGTATTCTGGTAATGCACAAAACACTtcagttgttgctgctgctgatccTGGTCTGGACAAATACAATAGGCTCAGGCCCTTGTCGGTATGCTCAGAAAAAGATTTGTCTGACAGGCACGGATCTACTTTAGAGCCTGTATCATCTGACAAACCAGGAAGGAGATTATTTCCAATAACGATAAACCATATTTCAGCCAAATTTCAGAAATCTCCACCAAAGGGACTTCATGTGCAAGTTGCACCACAGGGGCCAACCAGTAAAGACCGCAGGGAAGCATTGAGAAAGCTTGGCCTTCTGAAAGACTAA